A single window of bacterium DNA harbors:
- a CDS encoding T9SS type A sorting domain-containing protein, translating to PSTLITIYDLTGRLKETVYSGTLTKGNYTFTPNIHKSGIYFVRLSTICHSDTERSEGEESNIITETKKLILVK from the coding sequence ACCCTAGTACCCTAATAACTATTTATGATTTAACAGGTAGACTTAAAGAGACCGTCTATTCCGGCACCCTAACCAAAGGCAATTATACCTTCACGCCCAACATCCACAAAAGCGGAATCTATTTCGTGAGACTTTCTACTATTTGTCATTCTGACACTGAACGTAGTGAAGGGGAAGAATCTAATATAATAACAGAAACAAAAAAACTTATTCTAGTAAAATAA